From a region of the Xanthomonas rydalmerensis genome:
- a CDS encoding phage tail protein → MDAYTGQIILFASFFEPRNWAFCDGRSLPIKNYVALYSLIGTVYGGDGVTTFNLPDLRSRVPIGQGQGEARAPAPQLTARVLGQQLGAESVTLKLAEIPAHRHTLQATTATATTVVPVNNLLAAPPAPNVEYFTPSSTTQKELSLSADTVETAGANQAHPNRMPTQALNYLICLNGLFPNRP, encoded by the coding sequence ATGGATGCCTACACAGGTCAGATCATCCTGTTCGCCAGCTTCTTCGAGCCGAGAAACTGGGCGTTCTGCGATGGCCGCTCGTTGCCGATCAAGAACTATGTCGCGTTGTACTCGCTTATCGGTACCGTCTACGGCGGCGACGGCGTGACCACCTTCAATCTGCCGGACTTGCGCAGCCGGGTGCCGATCGGGCAGGGGCAGGGCGAGGCGCGGGCGCCGGCACCGCAACTGACCGCGCGCGTGCTCGGGCAGCAACTCGGCGCGGAAAGCGTGACCTTGAAACTGGCGGAGATCCCCGCGCATCGGCACACCTTGCAGGCGACCACCGCGACTGCCACGACCGTCGTGCCGGTCAACAATCTGTTGGCGGCGCCGCCGGCGCCGAACGTGGAGTACTTCACGCCTTCCAGCACGACCCAGAAGGAGTTGTCCTTGTCCGCAGATACCGTCGAAACGGCCGGCGCGAATCAGGCGCACCCCAATCGCATGCCCACGCAGGCACTGAATTATCTGATCTGCCTGAATGGCTTGTTTCCGAATCGGCCGTGA
- a CDS encoding phage tail protein: protein MTDAFIGEIRLFTMDWVPRGWLPCDGRTLQIQSNQALAALLGNQFGGDGKTTFSLPDLRGRVPVGQGSNPLTSPPVTYAVGNYGGLEGVALTAAQVPPHTHDVRALATAGTTASAVGAYLAEPEDPHYLYAPTGALVPLAADSVSQEGGGAAHNNMQPSLVLNFCICTEGLFPSRFS, encoded by the coding sequence ATGACCGATGCGTTCATAGGCGAAATTCGCCTGTTCACGATGGACTGGGTTCCCAGGGGATGGCTGCCCTGCGATGGCCGCACGCTGCAGATCCAGAGCAATCAAGCGCTGGCCGCCTTGCTCGGCAACCAGTTCGGCGGCGACGGGAAGACCACGTTCAGTCTGCCCGATCTGCGCGGGAGGGTGCCGGTGGGACAGGGCTCCAATCCGCTCACCTCGCCGCCGGTCACGTATGCCGTGGGCAACTATGGTGGTCTGGAAGGCGTGGCGCTCACTGCTGCGCAGGTTCCCCCGCATACCCATGACGTCCGTGCGCTCGCCACGGCGGGAACCACCGCTTCGGCAGTCGGCGCTTATCTGGCCGAGCCAGAAGATCCGCATTACCTGTATGCGCCAACGGGGGCGCTGGTGCCGCTGGCCGCCGACTCGGTCAGCCAGGAGGGCGGGGGCGCCGCGCACAACAACATGCAACCGTCGCTGGTGTTGAACTTCTGCATCTGCACGGAAGGCTTGTTTCCGTCCCGCTTCTCCTGA
- the cycA gene encoding D-serine/D-alanine/glycine transporter, producing the protein MTDPSAQPDHLQRSLSNRHLQLIAIGGAIGTGLFMGSGKTISLAGPSILFVYLIIGVMLFFVMRAMGELLLSNLEYKSFIDFSTDLLGPWAGFFCGWTYWFCWIITAIADVIAIAAYAQFWFPTLAPWIPAMLCVLLLLGLNLVTVKLFGEMEFWFALIKIVAICALILTGAGLVAWGFQSPSGHVASLANLWNDGGMFPMGLGGFFAGFQIAVFAFVGIELVGTTAAETADPRRNLPKAINSIPVRILVFYVLALVAIMAVTPWREVVPGKSPFVELFVLAGVPAAASLINFVVLTSATSSANSGIFSTSRMLYGLAEERHAPRGFARLSRAAVPARGLLFSCACLLGGTVLMYLIPNLVTAFTLVTTLAAVLFMFVWSLILCAYIAYRRKRPQLHAASAFKMPGGVVMCYVCLAFFAFVLVLLTLQADTRQALFASPVWFLLLGVGYALKRRSA; encoded by the coding sequence ATGACCGATCCGTCCGCCCAGCCCGACCACCTGCAGCGCAGCCTCTCCAACCGCCACCTGCAGCTGATCGCGATCGGCGGGGCGATCGGCACCGGCCTGTTCATGGGCTCGGGCAAGACCATCAGCCTGGCCGGGCCGTCGATCCTGTTCGTGTACCTGATCATCGGCGTGATGCTGTTCTTCGTGATGCGCGCGATGGGCGAGCTGCTGCTGTCGAACCTGGAGTACAAGTCGTTCATCGACTTCTCCACCGACCTGCTGGGGCCCTGGGCCGGCTTCTTCTGCGGCTGGACCTACTGGTTCTGCTGGATCATCACCGCCATCGCCGACGTGATCGCGATCGCCGCCTACGCGCAATTCTGGTTCCCGACGCTGGCGCCATGGATCCCGGCGATGCTGTGCGTGCTGTTGCTGCTGGGACTGAACCTGGTGACGGTGAAGCTGTTCGGCGAAATGGAGTTCTGGTTCGCGCTGATCAAGATCGTGGCGATCTGCGCGCTGATCCTCACCGGCGCCGGCCTGGTCGCCTGGGGTTTCCAGTCGCCGTCCGGGCACGTGGCCTCGCTGGCCAACCTGTGGAACGACGGCGGCATGTTCCCGATGGGACTGGGCGGCTTCTTCGCCGGCTTCCAGATCGCGGTGTTCGCCTTCGTCGGCATCGAGCTGGTCGGCACGACCGCCGCCGAGACCGCCGACCCGCGCCGCAACCTGCCCAAGGCGATCAACTCGATCCCGGTGCGCATCCTGGTGTTCTACGTGTTGGCGCTGGTGGCGATCATGGCGGTGACGCCGTGGCGCGAGGTGGTACCGGGCAAGAGCCCGTTCGTGGAGCTGTTCGTGCTGGCCGGCGTGCCGGCCGCGGCCAGCCTGATCAACTTCGTGGTGCTGACCTCGGCGACGTCCTCGGCCAACAGCGGCATCTTCTCCACCAGCCGCATGCTCTACGGCCTGGCCGAGGAGCGCCACGCGCCGCGCGGCTTCGCCCGTCTCTCGCGCGCGGCAGTGCCGGCGCGCGGGCTGCTGTTCTCCTGCGCCTGCCTGCTCGGCGGCACCGTGCTGATGTACCTGATCCCGAACCTGGTCACCGCCTTCACCCTGGTCACCACGCTGGCCGCGGTGCTGTTCATGTTCGTCTGGTCGCTGATCCTGTGCGCCTACATCGCTTACCGGCGCAAGCGCCCGCAGCTGCACGCGGCCTCGGCGTTCAAGATGCCCGGCGGTGTGGTCATGTGCTACGTGTGCCTGGCGTTCTTCGCCTTCGTGCTGGTGCTGCTGACCCTGCAGGCCGATACCCGCCAGGCGCTGTTCGCCAGCCCGGTGTGGTTCCTGCTGCTGGGCGTGGGCTACGCGTTGAAGCGCCGCAGCGCCTAG
- a CDS encoding class I SAM-dependent methyltransferase: MSMRRFHWCRFLSIRSGVRLLYRALRGREGRTYAWLRLTSPVPLFQDYATTSMDRYPTLFSFAQQTLGAERHPRLLSFGCASGEEVFSLRAYFPNAAITGLDIHHDSIRACLRQLRDRPDPGLRFRVAGDTTGEADGAYDAIFCLAVLRRGDLAAHPGERCDHLIRFEDVEAQLLDFARCLRPGGLLVLRHANFRLRDTQAARWFDTALCVPTPARADTPLFGPDNRRLAVQADEQVVFRRCLAPRDQQAGLALCSARRPR, from the coding sequence ATGAGCATGCGCCGCTTTCATTGGTGCAGGTTCCTGTCGATCCGCAGCGGCGTGCGGCTGTTGTATCGCGCCTTGCGTGGCCGGGAGGGGCGCACCTATGCGTGGCTGCGGCTCACTTCGCCGGTGCCGTTGTTCCAGGATTACGCGACCACTTCGATGGATCGTTATCCGACCCTTTTCAGCTTCGCCCAGCAGACGCTCGGCGCCGAACGACACCCGCGGCTGCTGTCGTTCGGCTGTGCCAGCGGCGAGGAGGTGTTCAGCCTGCGCGCGTACTTCCCCAACGCCGCGATCACCGGCTTAGATATCCATCACGATTCCATTCGCGCCTGCCTGCGCCAACTACGCGACCGGCCCGATCCGGGACTGCGCTTCCGCGTGGCCGGCGACACGACCGGCGAGGCCGACGGCGCCTACGACGCCATTTTCTGCCTGGCGGTGCTGCGTCGCGGCGATCTGGCGGCGCATCCGGGCGAGCGTTGCGATCACCTCATCCGATTCGAGGACGTCGAGGCGCAGTTGCTGGACTTCGCCCGCTGCCTGCGCCCCGGCGGACTACTGGTGCTGCGCCACGCCAACTTCCGCCTGCGCGACACCCAGGCGGCGCGCTGGTTCGACACAGCGCTGTGCGTGCCGACGCCGGCACGCGCGGATACGCCGCTGTTCGGTCCCGACAATCGGCGGCTGGCCGTACAGGCCGACGAACAGGTGGTGTTCCGGCGCTGCCTCGCGCCCCGCGATCAGCAGGCGGGACTGGCGCTTTGCAGCGCACGGCGTCCTCGGTAA
- a CDS encoding DMT family transporter: MLKGVLLGFACYAAYSISDAFVKGLEGSLPAYEVVFFGALLMLSALPFLKKPGDRWREVVVAQRPSIWLLRAFTGAAGNLSAVTAFTLLPMAEAFALIFLMPIFVTVLSVLLLKEEVRWRRWLAVIVGFIGVLVVLRPGFRHLGQGHVAAIICGLVGAVSVISLRMAGPGEKRLTLYGAGVLGPLLMGGLLMLPTFVWPTWQQWILLAGYGLLAGLAAIFMMYASRAAPISAVAPTQYSQMLWAIGFGYWLFHDHLDWPMAVGIALILGAGLFTLVREEKVTRWWRRTKLV, encoded by the coding sequence ATGCTCAAGGGTGTGCTGCTCGGTTTCGCCTGTTATGCCGCCTATTCGATCAGCGATGCCTTCGTGAAGGGGTTGGAGGGCTCGCTGCCGGCCTACGAGGTGGTGTTCTTCGGCGCGCTGCTGATGCTGTCCGCGCTGCCGTTCCTGAAGAAGCCGGGCGATCGCTGGCGCGAGGTGGTGGTGGCGCAGCGGCCGAGCATCTGGCTGCTGCGCGCGTTCACCGGCGCGGCCGGCAATCTGTCCGCGGTCACCGCCTTCACCCTGCTGCCGATGGCCGAGGCGTTCGCGCTGATCTTCCTGATGCCGATCTTCGTCACCGTGCTGTCGGTGCTGCTGCTCAAGGAGGAGGTGCGCTGGCGGCGCTGGCTGGCGGTGATCGTCGGCTTCATCGGCGTGCTGGTGGTGCTGCGGCCGGGGTTCCGGCACCTGGGGCAGGGCCATGTCGCCGCGATCATTTGCGGCCTGGTGGGGGCGGTGTCGGTGATCAGCTTGCGCATGGCCGGGCCCGGCGAGAAGCGCCTGACCCTGTACGGCGCCGGCGTGCTCGGCCCGCTGCTGATGGGCGGCCTGTTGATGCTGCCGACCTTCGTCTGGCCGACCTGGCAGCAGTGGATCCTGCTGGCCGGCTACGGCCTGCTCGCGGGGCTGGCCGCGATCTTCATGATGTACGCCTCGCGCGCGGCACCGATCAGCGCGGTGGCGCCGACCCAGTACAGCCAGATGCTGTGGGCCATCGGCTTCGGCTACTGGCTGTTCCACGACCACCTGGACTGGCCGATGGCGGTGGGCATCGCGCTGATCCTGGGCGCCGGCCTGTTCACCCTGGTGCGCGAGGAAAAGGTCACACGCTGGTGGCGTCGCACCAAATTGGTGTGA
- a CDS encoding PqqD family protein produces the protein MRIAPSTIIARTPGCLAAEMGDELVLMSTERGLYLSLDAIGKDVWSHLDPPCAFATLCDRLGAEYAAPRATIETDVAALLETLRDAGAVEIRA, from the coding sequence ATGCGCATCGCACCGAGCACGATCATCGCGCGGACGCCCGGCTGCCTTGCCGCCGAGATGGGCGATGAACTTGTCCTCATGAGCACCGAGCGTGGGTTGTACCTGTCGCTAGACGCCATCGGCAAGGACGTATGGTCGCATCTAGATCCGCCCTGTGCCTTCGCCACGCTGTGCGATCGCCTGGGTGCCGAATACGCGGCACCCAGGGCCACCATCGAAACCGATGTGGCGGCACTGCTGGAGACGCTGCGCGATGCTGGGGCGGTGGAGATCCGCGCCTGA
- a CDS encoding sulfotransferase domain-containing protein, which translates to MSRRGIFWLASYPKSGNTWVRCLIASLQHGAAEVDLDELAPALPNAASRVWLARHLDVDIGELTPTELHLLRGAAYRRCAAQTLSILKVHDHHDPMLFPAAATLGTVYIVRDPRDVAHSWADHACLDLDTAIEQLGKSGTTMSASMAEYRPQALQRYGSWSEHVASWQQAPGPRLLLRYEDLQADPLRETARLADFLGLPAEPTQVARAVAACGFETLRDTEQRLGFAERQKGQARFFRQGRAGAWRSALNATQAARVLADHGPIMAWLGYRDATPLAKRSFGKA; encoded by the coding sequence ATGAGCCGGCGCGGCATCTTCTGGCTCGCCTCCTATCCCAAGTCCGGCAATACCTGGGTCCGTTGCCTGATCGCCAGCCTGCAGCATGGCGCTGCAGAGGTGGATCTCGACGAACTCGCGCCGGCGCTACCGAATGCCGCATCGCGCGTATGGCTGGCGCGCCACCTCGACGTGGACATTGGCGAGCTGACGCCGACCGAACTGCATCTGCTGCGCGGTGCCGCCTACCGGCGATGCGCAGCGCAGACGCTGAGCATCCTCAAAGTCCACGACCACCACGACCCCATGCTGTTTCCCGCTGCGGCAACCTTGGGCACCGTCTACATCGTGCGCGATCCGCGCGACGTCGCCCACTCCTGGGCGGACCACGCCTGCCTGGACCTCGACACCGCCATCGAGCAATTGGGCAAAAGCGGAACTACCATGAGCGCCTCGATGGCCGAATACCGGCCGCAGGCGCTGCAACGTTACGGCTCGTGGTCCGAACACGTGGCTTCCTGGCAACAGGCGCCTGGCCCCCGCCTGTTGCTGCGCTATGAGGACCTGCAGGCCGATCCGCTGCGGGAAACCGCGCGCCTGGCAGACTTTCTCGGCCTGCCCGCGGAGCCCACGCAGGTTGCGCGGGCGGTAGCGGCCTGCGGCTTCGAAACACTGCGCGATACCGAGCAACGCCTTGGATTCGCAGAACGCCAGAAAGGGCAGGCGCGCTTCTTCCGCCAGGGCCGCGCCGGCGCGTGGCGCTCGGCACTCAACGCAACGCAGGCGGCGCGTGTCCTTGCCGACCATGGCCCAATCATGGCTTGGCTGGGCTACCGGGACGCCACACCACTTGCGAAACGCTCATTCGGGAAGGCATGA
- a CDS encoding phage tail protein, whose translation MSNSFIGEVRAFPYNFAPEGWLDCMGQLVSVQQYQMLFSLLSNFYGGDGRATFGLPDLRGRAVVGRGQGTGLSNYALAQQDGTDSVALGSVAQLPVHTHTITSKFTGILAAPTSFSSTPSPVAYVSRLINPVEPITTYAQYKMPPATVPLAPMSPATLLPFPASATPAQAHENRQPFTTMRYCICATDGIYPERQD comes from the coding sequence ATGTCCAATAGTTTCATCGGCGAGGTGCGTGCGTTTCCCTATAACTTCGCACCGGAGGGTTGGCTCGATTGCATGGGCCAGTTGGTGAGCGTGCAGCAGTACCAAATGTTATTTTCGCTCCTCTCCAATTTCTACGGGGGCGATGGTCGCGCGACGTTCGGCTTGCCGGACCTGCGCGGCCGTGCCGTGGTCGGTCGCGGCCAGGGAACCGGCCTGAGCAACTATGCGCTGGCGCAACAGGATGGCACCGACTCCGTCGCGCTGGGGTCGGTAGCGCAGTTGCCGGTCCATACTCACACCATCACCAGCAAGTTCACCGGCATCTTGGCGGCGCCGACCTCGTTCAGTTCGACTCCCAGCCCGGTCGCCTACGTGTCGCGTCTGATCAATCCGGTCGAACCGATCACCACGTACGCCCAATACAAGATGCCGCCCGCCACCGTCCCCCTGGCGCCAATGTCTCCCGCCACCCTTTTGCCCTTTCCTGCCAGCGCGACACCGGCGCAGGCGCACGAGAACCGGCAGCCGTTCACCACCATGCGCTACTGCATCTGCGCCACCGACGGCATCTATCCGGAACGACAGGATTGA
- a CDS encoding nucleotidyltransferase family protein: protein MIATMAGWSPAFAYALCLWRAQADPSLAGNVDPPAFARVLARHRLALALPPAETLAATMPAPLYDALRQRQRRVLVQTLRQTAALHEIVCCLRDAGLRHCLLKGQGYAALFGMPQHREACDIDLLIDADDRDRALPLLQRLGYVLDADAAGALDRYVRDNHALSLRHAGSGLVLELHLRLTSQARAFPLPTATLWDDHTTTVRVAGLSVTTLAPPLAVVYAAFHGSKHNWHRAFWLVDLAQALRSPSLDWHATLALARSLGMERQLALGALLAEATLGVSVPAALREQTALLRSARFAADTLLPHLDALGSDRGADLAARLGVTRYALRLLSLQSNWRSRLQLIPFLLAPTEDDRAATRLPHPLQWAYPGLRALRLARQHLAKRRGIRDDAH, encoded by the coding sequence ATGATCGCAACGATGGCCGGATGGTCGCCGGCCTTCGCCTATGCGTTGTGTCTGTGGCGGGCGCAGGCCGATCCGTCGCTTGCAGGTAACGTCGATCCGCCTGCCTTCGCGCGGGTGCTCGCGCGACATCGCCTGGCGCTGGCATTGCCGCCTGCCGAGACGCTGGCGGCGACCATGCCGGCGCCGCTGTACGATGCGCTCCGCCAACGGCAGCGCCGCGTGCTCGTGCAGACGCTACGACAGACGGCGGCATTGCATGAGATCGTCTGCTGCCTGCGCGATGCCGGCCTGCGTCACTGCCTGCTCAAGGGACAGGGCTATGCCGCCTTGTTCGGCATGCCGCAGCATCGCGAAGCCTGCGACATCGACCTGTTGATCGATGCCGACGACCGCGATCGCGCGCTGCCGCTATTGCAGCGCCTGGGCTATGTGCTGGACGCCGATGCGGCGGGCGCGCTGGACCGCTACGTGCGCGACAATCACGCCTTGTCGTTGCGGCATGCCGGCAGCGGACTCGTGCTGGAGTTGCATCTGCGCCTGACCAGTCAGGCCCGCGCGTTCCCGTTGCCAACCGCAACACTGTGGGACGACCACACCACTACCGTCCGCGTCGCCGGACTGTCGGTGACCACGTTGGCACCGCCGCTGGCGGTGGTCTATGCCGCCTTCCACGGCAGCAAGCACAACTGGCACCGCGCGTTCTGGCTGGTGGATCTCGCGCAGGCGCTGCGCAGCCCGTCGCTGGACTGGCATGCCACCCTGGCGCTGGCGCGCAGCCTCGGCATGGAACGGCAACTGGCCCTGGGCGCCTTGTTGGCCGAGGCCACGCTCGGTGTCAGCGTGCCTGCAGCCTTGCGCGAACAGACGGCGCTGTTGCGCAGCGCGCGCTTTGCGGCCGATACGCTGCTGCCGCACCTGGACGCGCTGGGCTCGGATCGCGGCGCCGATCTGGCGGCCCGGCTCGGCGTGACCCGCTATGCGCTGCGCCTGTTGTCGCTGCAATCGAACTGGCGTAGCCGCCTGCAATTGATCCCGTTCCTGTTGGCCCCCACCGAGGACGATCGCGCAGCTACGCGCCTGCCGCACCCGCTGCAGTGGGCCTACCCGGGATTGCGTGCGCTGCGGCTGGCCCGGCAACATCTGGCCAAGCGCCGCGGCATTCGCGACGACGCGCACTGA
- a CDS encoding CorA family divalent cation transporter encodes MITIHRLGGTSDTPVCWVDLCRPSEADLAEVDSKVGFAVPTRAVIGEIEFSSRVRVEGEVLFLNVPRFQDDDGPTAPLGFAVSPRVLVTQREQPMASLDAVAAQLQHNPCRSSDDLLLRLLDELVGRLADRLEALEAQITETTRAAFAKPHARHKSRHLERMLHDVGDMGRRLGGMHNAGHGLLRLATYLDDAAPDWFGEDAAKRIGLLHKDLATLIEFEQHLDDRIEFLLDSVLGMINVDQNNVMKVMAVASVVGIPPTVLVGIWGMNFAHMPELKWHDAYYWALGVIALSMLVPLAWFRRRGWV; translated from the coding sequence ATGATCACCATCCATCGCCTCGGCGGCACCTCCGACACGCCGGTGTGCTGGGTGGACCTGTGCCGACCGAGCGAGGCGGACCTGGCCGAGGTCGACAGTAAGGTCGGCTTCGCGGTGCCGACGCGTGCGGTCATTGGCGAGATCGAGTTCAGCAGCCGGGTGCGGGTGGAGGGCGAGGTGCTGTTCCTCAACGTGCCGCGCTTCCAGGACGACGATGGTCCGACCGCGCCGCTGGGCTTTGCGGTGTCGCCGCGGGTGCTGGTGACCCAGCGCGAGCAGCCGATGGCCTCGTTGGATGCGGTGGCCGCGCAGTTGCAGCACAACCCCTGCCGCAGCAGCGACGACCTGCTGCTGCGCCTGCTCGACGAACTGGTCGGGCGCCTGGCCGACCGCCTGGAAGCGTTGGAAGCGCAGATCACCGAGACCACGCGCGCAGCGTTCGCCAAGCCGCACGCGCGGCACAAGTCGCGGCACCTGGAGCGGATGCTGCACGACGTCGGCGACATGGGCCGGCGCCTGGGCGGCATGCACAACGCCGGTCACGGCCTGCTGCGCCTGGCCACCTACCTGGACGACGCCGCGCCGGACTGGTTCGGCGAGGACGCGGCCAAGCGCATCGGCCTGTTGCACAAGGATCTGGCCACCCTCATCGAATTCGAGCAGCACCTGGACGACCGCATCGAGTTCCTGCTCGACAGCGTGCTGGGCATGATCAACGTCGACCAGAACAACGTGATGAAGGTGATGGCGGTGGCCTCGGTGGTGGGCATCCCGCCGACGGTGCTGGTCGGCATCTGGGGAATGAACTTCGCGCACATGCCCGAGCTGAAATGGCACGATGCCTACTACTGGGCCCTGGGCGTGATCGCGCTGAGCATGCTGGTGCCGCTGGCGTGGTTCCGCCGGCGTGGCTGGGTCTGA
- a CDS encoding GNAT family N-acetyltransferase, translating into MRTRPECAADLPALRALYREQRWAEFAMLPWDDAARAAFIDQQFEAQQRHYTLSQEQVLFLVLIEGERVVGRLYLGGDAADAVRLMDILLLPECRGQGLGTALIAALLEQAAAAGREVSLQVEKGNPAAGLYRRLGFRSYADTGIAWQMVWSPNGSCLPE; encoded by the coding sequence ATGCGGACGCGACCGGAATGCGCAGCGGATCTGCCGGCGCTGCGCGCGTTGTATCGGGAGCAACGCTGGGCCGAGTTCGCGATGTTGCCGTGGGACGATGCGGCCCGCGCCGCGTTCATCGACCAGCAGTTCGAGGCGCAGCAGCGTCACTACACCCTTAGCCAGGAACAGGTGCTGTTCCTGGTGTTGATCGAGGGCGAGCGCGTGGTCGGGAGGTTGTATCTGGGTGGCGATGCGGCGGACGCGGTTCGCTTGATGGATATCCTGCTGCTGCCGGAGTGCCGCGGGCAGGGCCTGGGAACGGCGTTGATCGCGGCACTGCTGGAGCAAGCGGCGGCCGCTGGCCGCGAGGTGTCGCTGCAGGTGGAAAAGGGCAATCCTGCGGCCGGCCTCTATCGCCGGCTCGGCTTTCGGTCGTATGCCGACACCGGCATCGCCTGGCAGATGGTCTGGTCCCCCAACGGGTCATGCCTTCCCGAATGA